TTCAAATTCTTACATTTGGGCATAGTTTCAGAAATCCCGCGAAAAACCCTACCCCTAATAGCTAAAACAGTGGGGTTAAAAGATAGCCAAACACTACATCATTTTTTGAGAGATGCACTGTGGGATGTCAAAAAGTTAAGAGAAATTAGGCTGTGGTTGATCAAAAGGTTTATTGGAGAAAGAGAAATAATTTTATGTATTGACGAAACCGGGGATAAGAAAAAGGGAAAATCAACAGATTATGTGACTAGTCAATATATCGGAAACTTAGGCAAGACAGAGAATGGAATAGTATCTGTAAATGCTTATGGTGTAGTAGATGGGATTACTTATCCTCTAATGTTCCAAATATTTAAACCGAGAAATCGCTTAAGAGAAGGCGATAAATATAAGAGTAAACCCCAAATAGCAATAGAGATTATTCAAGAGTTGAAAGAATGGGGTTTCAAAATTAAATTAGTGTTAGCGGATAGCCTATATGGTGAGAGTGGAGATGTAATTAGATGTTTAGAAAAATTAGAACTAGAGTTTATCGTAGCAATTCGCTCCAATCATGGAGTGTTGATGCCCCCAGGAAGCCGAAAACGTTATAATCGCTGGAAAGCTTATGAGCAAAAGCTTTCACATCGTCAAACTGAAACTCGTTACTTGAGAGAAATTATTTTTGGTAAACGTCGCCGTACCAGATACTACCAAATCAGTAAGATGAATACACCCGACCCTACGGGAGATGAAAGTTGGTACATCATGACAAATTTATCAACTGATTTGTCACTGAATGTCGCGCAACTTTATAGTTTAAGAAATTGGATTGAATATGGTTTTAAACAAGTTAAGAATGAACTAGGTTGGGCTGATTTTCGTCTAACTGATTATGAAAGTATTGAACGCTGGTGGGAAATCATTTTTAGTGCTTACCTTTTCGTTAGCATTCAGGCTACTTATTTTCAACTTCATGTCCAAAATCAATCAACATCTAGTTCAGAATTACCTTCCTCAATAGACTTTAATAGTTCTCAATATAGTCAACATCCTAATTGGGAATCTGGTACCACATGGAAGAGTGCCTTAAATAATCTGAGATTGCTCATTCAACCCTATATTTTTTACTGTTTGATTCAACCTTGGCTCACAGTATTTAACATTCCTGGTATGAAGCGTTGCTTTTTGAAATTAATCAACTTTATGAATGATTTTCGCGCTTCTCCAGTCAGTTTCTCTGTTGCTAGTTGAACCTCTTGTCAATTTTTCTCTTCCTAAAGTAACAAAAGAGGGATAATACCAATTCACGAGAATCCTGATACATATAGATTTCACGTAGGGGTTTAGCAATGCTAAACCCCTACCTGGATATTTGTATCATCATTAAAGTGAAATCGTATAAGACGTTTATATCCCCGACTTTTTGGAAAAGTCGGGGATCTGGTATATTTGTCATCCCTAGGGAAAATCATGGTATTTTAAACAACAATGTATAAAACCTTTCTATTTTTTATTTTGATTTTCTATGGCTTAGGGGAAAAGGAATAACATCAGTTTCCGCAGAGTCGAAGTTTGAACCCCACCCGCAAAACAAACTTATTTTAATGTCACCCTCAAGGAGACACTGACACAGTGAAAGCACAGGAATTACTCAGGAAGTATGCAGCAGGGGAAAGGGATTTTCGCGGGGAAAATCTCCGGGGACAGTGTTTTAAGGGGAAAAACCTGGCAGGGGCAGATTTTAGCAAAGCAGATATTCGCAGTGCAGATTTTAGTCATGCCAATTTAACTGGGGCGAATTTTAGGGGAGCGAAAGCGGGATTACAAAAGCGGTGGGCGATTTTCCTGCTTGCTGTTTCCTTCTTGATGTCAGTGCTGTCAGGGTATTGCTCTATTTTCGTAGGTGCTATTGTAGCGGCAATATTTGATGGCTCAATTCTATATAAAGATAATCCAATTGTAGGAACAATTACAGGCTGGGTTTGCTTAATTTTGCTGATTATCTTCTGTGTAGTTACTATTCGCCAAGGAATCGCAGCTGCTTTTGGAGCCGTAGCCGTAGCCTTCGCCGGAGCCGTAGCCGTAGCCGTAGCCGTAGCCGTAGCCGTAGCCGTAGCCGTAGCCGTAGCCGTAGCCTTCGCCGTAGCCTTAGCCGGAGCCGTAGCCTTAGCCGTAGCCTTAGCCGGAGCCGTAGCCGGAGCCGTAGCCGGAGCCGTAGCCGGAGCCGTAGCCTTCGCCGGAGCCGTAGCCGGAGCCGTAGCCGGAGCCGTAGCCGTAGCCGGAGCCTTTACTTTATTTGCTGCTTACATCGCTTGGCGAGCTATGAAAGGGGACGAAAAACAAGCCCTAATTCGCAATGTTGCTGTGGCTTTTGCAGCTACGGGTGGTACGAGTTTTCGCGGTGCGACTTTAACAGATGCCGATTTTACCGGAGCTACCCTGAAAAATACGGATTTGAGAACAGCTATTCCCATCCGTACCCGTTGGCGAGATGTGAAAAAACTTGACCTAATTCGTCCAGGAAATACTTACCTGAAAAACACCCAAGTCAGGCAATTATTGCTGACAGGACAGGGACAAGACAAGAATTTTGATGATTTGAAACTACGGGGAATCAATTTACAGGGTGCGAATTTACAAGACGCAAGTTTTATCGCCGCAGATTTAAGCGCAGCGAATTTACAAGACGCTGATTTATCGAGAGCGAAACTCAAACAAACCCAACTGGACGCAACTGACTTGACTGGTGCAACTCTCACGGGTTCCTTCATCGAAGATTGGGGAATTACTAGCAGCACCAACTTTACTGGGGTGAGGTGCGAGTATGTGTTTATGCGAGTCCCCACGAAGGAACAGCCCGTTCCTCTGCGCAAGCCAGATAATCATGCAGAAGTGTTTGCTGATGGGGAATTTGGCGATTTTATTAAACCGATTGTTGATACCCTGGATTTATACCACAACCAAGGAGTTGACCCCAGAGCGATCGCAATTTCCTTCAAAGAGTTAGTCAAAAATAACCCCGATGCAGAATTAGAAATTGTCGCCATGGAAAAGCGGGGAGAAGATAAATTTTTACTGCGGGCAAAAGTTACACCGGAAGCTGATAAGTCGCAACTCAGTGCAGAATATTTTGACACTTATAATCAAATCAAAGGCTTACCAGAACAAGAAATTAAAGCCTTAATTGCCGAAAACTCTCACCAAATTCGTGAATTAAAAAGTGCAGTCATGACAGTATTAGCAGCTGACAAACGACGGGGAATTTTGCTGATGTCAGCTAACCCCATAAATACCAGCAAGCTGCGCTTAGACGAAGAAGTGCGAGAGATTAAAGAGGGTTTAAAACGCGCCAAACAACGGGAATCATTCATCATCGATACAGCCGAAGCGGTACGCTACCGAGACATCCACCGAGCAATATTAGACTATGAACCCCAGATAATTCACTTTTCTGGACATGGTGACGGGGAAAGTGGTTTAGCTTTTGAAGATGAAACTGGCAACATGAAATTAATTGATACCGAAGCGATCGCGGAACTGTTTGAATTATTCTCTGATCAAGTAGAATGTGTAGTCTTAAATGCTTGTTATTCGGAAGTCCAGGCACAAGCCATAGTCCAACATATTAACTATGTGATTGGTATGAATCAAGCAATTCCAGATAAGGCAGCGATCGAATTTGCCATTGGTTTTTATGATGCTTTAGGTGCGGGTAAATCTGTGGAGTTTGCCCATAAATTGGGTTGTAATTTGATTAAAAGGGCTGGTGTTTCTGGGGCATTGATTCCCCAATTGTTAACAAAGCCCCTGCTTCTTGACACTCCCCACGGCTAAAGCCGAGGGATTCCAGCGTCATTGACTTTCCTTGCTGTTACTGGACTTGCGTCCAATATCCCGACATAATGTCAATCCCAAATCTCAAAGCTCAGATTCAAAATAGTATCAATCAATTAATTCGTGCAGTTTGGCAACCAAGAAAAGGTTTAGCGATCGCCGAAGCTTCTGTAATTGGTTTAGTGGCTGCATTCTCTGCCGTATTCTTGAAAGTCGGTTCTGGTTGGTTGGGTACTTGGCGAGTTCATGCTTCCCACATTCTACCCCCTTGGATTATTCTGCCTGTGGTAGGTGTGGTTTTCGGTTACTTATCGGGTGTGATGGTGCAACGTCTAGCACCGGAAGCTGCTGGTAGTGGGATTCCCCATGTCAAAGCCTCCCTGGCAAATATTCCGGTGAAATTATCTTGGCGTGTGGCTATTATCAAGCTACTTAGTTCCATTTTGGCTTTAGGTTCAGGCTTGACTTTAGGGCGGCAAGGTCCCACGGTACAAATAGGGGCAGCTCTGGCAGGAGGGATGAGTCGTTGGGTTCCCACTTCCCCCGATCATCGTCGGCAAATGATTGCCGCAGGAGCAGGAGCAGGTTTAGCAGCAGCATTTAATGCTCCCATTGCCGGGGTATTATTTGTGGTGGAAGAGTTGCTACAAGATTTATCGGGGTTAACCCTGGGTACGGCAATTATTGCTTCCTTTATTGGGGGGGTTGTCTCCCGCTTATTGGGGGG
The Calothrix sp. 336/3 DNA segment above includes these coding regions:
- a CDS encoding pentapeptide repeat-containing protein, translating into MKAQELLRKYAAGERDFRGENLRGQCFKGKNLAGADFSKADIRSADFSHANLTGANFRGAKAGLQKRWAIFLLAVSFLMSVLSGYCSIFVGAIVAAIFDGSILYKDNPIVGTITGWVCLILLIIFCVVTIRQGIAAAFGAVAVAFAGAVAVAVAVAVAVAVAVAVAVAFAVALAGAVALAVALAGAVAGAVAGAVAGAVAFAGAVAGAVAGAVAVAGAFTLFAAYIAWRAMKGDEKQALIRNVAVAFAATGGTSFRGATLTDADFTGATLKNTDLRTAIPIRTRWRDVKKLDLIRPGNTYLKNTQVRQLLLTGQGQDKNFDDLKLRGINLQGANLQDASFIAADLSAANLQDADLSRAKLKQTQLDATDLTGATLTGSFIEDWGITSSTNFTGVRCEYVFMRVPTKEQPVPLRKPDNHAEVFADGEFGDFIKPIVDTLDLYHNQGVDPRAIAISFKELVKNNPDAELEIVAMEKRGEDKFLLRAKVTPEADKSQLSAEYFDTYNQIKGLPEQEIKALIAENSHQIRELKSAVMTVLAADKRRGILLMSANPINTSKLRLDEEVREIKEGLKRAKQRESFIIDTAEAVRYRDIHRAILDYEPQIIHFSGHGDGESGLAFEDETGNMKLIDTEAIAELFELFSDQVECVVLNACYSEVQAQAIVQHINYVIGMNQAIPDKAAIEFAIGFYDALGAGKSVEFAHKLGCNLIKRAGVSGALIPQLLTKPLLLDTPHG
- a CDS encoding IS701 family transposase; its protein translation is MVTPRRQPVSTVAFIDNYCQHYYSVFEDVRHFEAFKFLHLGIVSEIPRKTLPLIAKTVGLKDSQTLHHFLRDALWDVKKLREIRLWLIKRFIGEREIILCIDETGDKKKGKSTDYVTSQYIGNLGKTENGIVSVNAYGVVDGITYPLMFQIFKPRNRLREGDKYKSKPQIAIEIIQELKEWGFKIKLVLADSLYGESGDVIRCLEKLELEFIVAIRSNHGVLMPPGSRKRYNRWKAYEQKLSHRQTETRYLREIIFGKRRRTRYYQISKMNTPDPTGDESWYIMTNLSTDLSLNVAQLYSLRNWIEYGFKQVKNELGWADFRLTDYESIERWWEIIFSAYLFVSIQATYFQLHVQNQSTSSSELPSSIDFNSSQYSQHPNWESGTTWKSALNNLRLLIQPYIFYCLIQPWLTVFNIPGMKRCFLKLINFMNDFRASPVSFSVAS